One Paraglaciecola mesophila genomic region harbors:
- a CDS encoding 23S rRNA (adenine(2030)-N(6))-methyltransferase RlmJ, giving the protein MFSYRHGYHAGNHADVLKHICQMLIIDKLKQKEKGFTYIDTHSGAGLYDLTSEQSLKTNEFKQGIAKLADYAGVQETILAYQELTGHYVKCHQYPGSPEIARMLMREQDKLHLMEWNNQEVINLKRQIKGPNVSVHHRDGYEGLIAMTPPELKRGLVLTDPSYETPEDYQLVVDAISKAYKRWPTATYAIWYPLLSKRDASKNDGFERATTKHKKSQKMLEALSQQDVKNVLQVELAVQDPDTFEGMYGSGMAIINAPWQLDVQINDCLAEVTPVMAQSKQASFLVNWLVEEA; this is encoded by the coding sequence TTGTTTAGTTATCGCCACGGCTACCATGCGGGTAATCATGCAGATGTATTGAAGCATATCTGCCAGATGTTGATCATCGACAAATTAAAACAAAAAGAAAAAGGCTTCACCTATATCGATACGCACAGTGGTGCGGGTTTATATGATTTAACATCAGAACAATCCCTGAAAACCAATGAGTTTAAACAAGGGATCGCCAAACTGGCTGATTACGCTGGTGTACAAGAGACGATCTTGGCCTATCAAGAACTTACCGGTCATTATGTAAAATGCCATCAATATCCAGGGTCGCCAGAAATTGCCCGTATGTTAATGCGTGAGCAAGATAAACTGCACTTGATGGAGTGGAACAACCAAGAGGTCATTAACCTTAAACGGCAAATAAAAGGCCCGAATGTTTCTGTGCATCACAGGGATGGTTATGAAGGGCTTATTGCCATGACACCGCCAGAATTAAAACGGGGTTTAGTGCTAACGGACCCTTCCTATGAAACCCCGGAAGATTACCAGTTAGTCGTTGACGCCATTAGCAAGGCTTATAAGCGTTGGCCAACTGCCACTTACGCCATTTGGTATCCACTGCTGTCAAAACGCGATGCATCGAAAAATGATGGATTTGAACGCGCCACTACTAAGCACAAAAAAAGTCAAAAAATGCTGGAGGCACTTTCTCAGCAAGACGTTAAAAATGTACTGCAAGTGGAATTAGCGGTACAAGACCCTGATACCTTTGAAGGAATGTATGGCTCTGGTATGGCGATTATTAATGCACCTTGGCAACTTGATGTGCAAATTAATGATTGTTTAGCCGAAGTTACCCCAGTCATGGCACAGAGCAAGCAAGCGTCATTT
- a CDS encoding dihydrolipoyllysine-residue acetyltransferase has translation MKDFILPDIGEGIVECELLEWLVSEGDIIVEDQPVAEVMTDKATVQIPAMYSGTVRKLYYQAGDIAQVHKPLFAMDIEGQESSSSTDMQGRANQTEHSDTDQEQDTLGENETTHIKSDSAESDSHLETFILPDIGEGIVECELVKWLVGEGETVIEDQPVVEVMTDKALVEIPAKHNGTIVSLCYQQGDIAKVHSALFTMQVDGAKGQHQAPSQSTAEKVTTPKATSNAQTSTSADVAKINHKVLASPAVRRVAREQDIDLSNVQGSGDKGRILKCDLTQQQKEKGDDNPKAQSETHDASQRNSQGVTRVERISGIKAAMAKQMVHSVTTIPHFTVSEEIQMDALIALRAQLKDDFAEQGVKLSFMPFFIKALSMALNAFPIINSQVNADCTELTYFNDHNIGMAVDGKLGLMVPNIKGVQDMSIFDIAKRAAELIEQAREGRLKTQDLTGGTISISNIGVLGGTVATPVINHPEAAIVALGKMQRLPRFDENDNVQALNIMHVSWSGDHRIIDGATMVKFNNLWKSYIEQPMKMLSTLR, from the coding sequence ATGAAAGACTTTATTTTGCCAGATATTGGTGAAGGAATTGTAGAGTGTGAATTATTGGAATGGTTAGTATCAGAAGGCGATATCATTGTTGAAGATCAACCCGTTGCAGAAGTTATGACAGACAAGGCAACGGTGCAAATACCGGCTATGTACAGTGGCACCGTTAGAAAATTGTACTACCAAGCAGGTGACATCGCTCAGGTGCATAAGCCTCTGTTTGCCATGGATATTGAAGGGCAAGAAAGCAGTTCGTCTACTGATATGCAAGGCCGTGCTAATCAAACTGAGCACAGTGATACAGACCAAGAACAAGATACCTTAGGCGAAAATGAAACTACTCATATCAAGTCAGACAGTGCAGAAAGCGACAGTCACCTAGAAACGTTTATCTTGCCGGATATTGGTGAGGGGATTGTTGAATGTGAATTGGTTAAATGGTTAGTAGGTGAAGGCGAAACGGTTATTGAAGACCAACCTGTGGTTGAGGTCATGACAGATAAAGCGTTAGTGGAGATACCCGCTAAGCACAATGGCACGATTGTCAGCCTTTGCTATCAGCAGGGGGATATCGCTAAAGTCCACTCTGCTTTATTTACCATGCAGGTTGATGGCGCAAAAGGCCAACACCAGGCACCTTCACAAAGCACAGCTGAAAAAGTCACGACACCCAAGGCAACGTCTAACGCACAGACAAGCACATCAGCTGACGTGGCAAAAATTAATCACAAAGTACTGGCGAGCCCAGCTGTCAGACGCGTGGCGCGAGAGCAAGACATTGATTTATCAAACGTGCAGGGCAGTGGGGATAAAGGACGCATTTTAAAATGCGATTTGACCCAACAACAAAAAGAAAAAGGCGACGATAACCCTAAGGCGCAAAGTGAAACACATGATGCCTCGCAACGTAACTCGCAGGGCGTGACGCGTGTTGAGCGTATTAGTGGTATTAAAGCGGCAATGGCCAAACAAATGGTACACAGTGTTACTACCATTCCTCACTTTACGGTCAGTGAAGAAATTCAAATGGATGCCTTGATTGCGCTTCGCGCTCAATTAAAAGACGACTTTGCCGAACAAGGCGTAAAATTAAGTTTTATGCCGTTCTTTATTAAAGCATTATCTATGGCGTTAAACGCATTTCCGATTATCAACAGTCAAGTTAACGCTGATTGTACTGAGTTAACCTATTTCAATGATCACAATATCGGTATGGCAGTTGACGGTAAACTCGGATTGATGGTGCCAAATATCAAAGGTGTGCAAGATATGTCGATATTCGATATTGCCAAACGCGCTGCCGAGTTGATTGAACAGGCAAGAGAAGGGCGCTTAAAAACGCAAGACCTGACAGGCGGAACGATCAGTATTTCAAATATTGGCGTATTGGGTGGTACGGTAGCGACACCTGTAATAAATCACCCAGAAGCGGCGATTGTCGCCCTTGGGAAAATGCAGCGTTTACCACGTTTTGATGAAAATGATAACGTACAAGCGCTGAACATTATGCATGTCAGTTGGTCGGGTGATCACCGCATTATTGATGGTGCTACCATGGTGAAGTTTAATAACCTTTGGAAGTCATACATTGAGCAACCGATGAAAATGTTAAGCACATTGCGCTAA
- a CDS encoding alpha-ketoacid dehydrogenase subunit beta: MIKMNMLQAINNALITAMTEDEKVMVFGEDVGHFGGVFRATSNLQQQFGKGRCFNTPLTEQGIIGFANGLASQGSVPVAEIQFGDYIFPAFDQIVNETAKFRYRSGGQFTCGTLTIRTPYGGGIAGGLYHSQSPEAFFAHIPGMKIVIPRNPYQAKGLLLASIRDDNPVLFMEPKRLYRASVGEVPEEDYELPLGKAEVVKKGEHITLLAWGAQVEVIEKAAEMAEKDGISCEIIDLRSILPWDAETVSESVKKTGRLLINHEAPQTGGFASEISATVQERCFLYLESPITRVCGLDTPYPLAHEKEYMPDHLKTYEAIKRCVNF, translated from the coding sequence ATGATTAAAATGAATATGCTACAAGCAATAAACAATGCCCTCATAACCGCTATGACTGAAGACGAGAAGGTCATGGTATTCGGTGAAGACGTGGGGCATTTTGGTGGGGTATTTAGAGCCACAAGCAATCTTCAGCAACAATTCGGCAAAGGTCGCTGCTTTAATACGCCCTTAACCGAGCAAGGCATCATAGGCTTTGCAAATGGGCTGGCATCACAAGGTTCAGTGCCCGTAGCAGAAATTCAGTTTGGCGATTATATTTTTCCAGCGTTCGATCAAATCGTAAATGAAACGGCTAAGTTTCGCTATCGTTCTGGTGGGCAATTTACTTGTGGCACGTTAACCATACGCACGCCTTATGGTGGTGGTATTGCAGGGGGTTTATATCATTCCCAATCTCCAGAGGCCTTTTTCGCGCATATTCCTGGTATGAAAATTGTTATTCCACGTAATCCGTATCAAGCGAAGGGCCTGTTATTAGCGTCGATTCGCGACGACAACCCCGTTTTATTCATGGAGCCAAAGCGTTTGTATCGTGCATCGGTTGGCGAGGTGCCTGAAGAGGATTACGAGTTGCCTCTGGGTAAAGCTGAGGTGGTCAAGAAAGGCGAACACATTACATTGCTTGCTTGGGGCGCTCAGGTTGAAGTGATTGAAAAGGCTGCTGAGATGGCAGAGAAAGACGGTATTTCGTGCGAAATAATTGATTTACGTAGCATATTACCTTGGGACGCGGAAACGGTAAGTGAATCAGTTAAGAAAACAGGTCGACTTCTTATTAACCATGAAGCGCCTCAAACGGGTGGTTTTGCCAGCGAAATATCTGCCACTGTCCAAGAACGCTGTTTTTTATACTTAGAATCTCCTATTACCCGAGTGTGCGGGTTAGACACACCTTACCCTTTGGCACACGAAAAAGAGTACATGCCAGATCATCTAAAAACCTACGAAGCGATTAAACGCTGCGTGAATTTTTAA
- a CDS encoding thiamine pyrophosphate-dependent dehydrogenase E1 component subunit alpha has protein sequence MVNERNHLSDVGISHKVNIIGKGTVDLPMLQILQPDGSVHDDADMPEISQDEALKIFRTMHYIRVLDERMVGAQRQGRISFYLACSGEEASTIGSAAALSENDMIMSQYREQGALAYRGYRTEQFMNQMFSNKLDPNKGRQMPIHYGDKALNFMTISSPLGTQIPQAAGYAYGQKMAGNEALTICYFGEGAASEGDFHAGLNMASVLNCPVIFFCRNNGYAISTPASEQFSGDGIASRGLGYGVKTIRVDGNDVLAVYLATQKAREIALKENCPVLIEAMTYRLAAHSTSDDPTGYRSKEEEQKWREKDPVQRFENWMKSKDWIDEAQHKQFVEQTRQDVLAAMKKAEQVDICEIDDLINDVYDTPPWHLREQLAQLKHHIGLYPEAYPKTAGRINHD, from the coding sequence ATGGTGAACGAAAGAAATCATCTCTCAGATGTGGGGATAAGCCACAAAGTGAATATCATTGGTAAGGGTACAGTCGATCTGCCGATGCTACAAATTTTGCAGCCTGACGGTAGCGTACACGACGATGCAGATATGCCTGAGATAAGCCAGGATGAAGCACTGAAAATATTCAGAACCATGCACTATATAAGGGTGCTAGATGAGCGCATGGTTGGGGCACAGCGCCAAGGGCGCATTAGCTTTTATTTAGCGTGTAGCGGTGAAGAAGCGTCGACAATTGGCAGTGCAGCGGCGCTGAGCGAAAACGATATGATCATGTCGCAGTATCGTGAGCAAGGGGCACTGGCGTACCGAGGCTATCGTACAGAGCAGTTTATGAATCAAATGTTCAGTAACAAGCTTGACCCGAATAAGGGACGACAAATGCCAATACACTACGGTGATAAAGCACTTAACTTTATGACCATTTCCTCTCCCCTAGGCACACAAATTCCTCAAGCTGCTGGCTATGCTTACGGACAAAAAATGGCAGGCAATGAAGCACTGACTATTTGTTACTTCGGTGAAGGCGCTGCGTCTGAGGGGGATTTTCACGCCGGGCTAAATATGGCCTCAGTATTAAATTGCCCCGTGATTTTCTTCTGCCGTAATAATGGCTACGCGATTTCTACCCCTGCTAGTGAGCAATTTAGTGGTGATGGCATTGCTTCGCGTGGTCTAGGGTACGGAGTTAAGACTATTCGCGTCGACGGCAACGATGTATTAGCCGTTTATTTGGCGACGCAAAAAGCACGAGAAATTGCGCTTAAAGAAAACTGCCCAGTATTGATAGAAGCCATGACCTATCGTTTGGCAGCCCATTCCACTTCTGATGACCCTACAGGCTACCGTTCTAAAGAAGAAGAGCAAAAATGGCGTGAGAAAGATCCCGTTCAACGCTTTGAAAACTGGATGAAAAGTAAAGACTGGATTGACGAAGCACAACATAAGCAATTCGTTGAACAAACCCGACAAGACGTGTTAGCAGCGATGAAAAAAGCCGAGCAAGTGGATATTTGCGAGATAGATGATTTGATTAATGATGTATACGACACACCGCCATGGCACTTACGAGAGCAATTAGCCCAATTAAAGCACCATATTGGTTTGTACCCAGAAGCCTATCCAAAAACGGCAGGGAGAATCAATCATGATTAA
- a CDS encoding DUF2189 domain-containing protein, whose product MSQSFKDAPQNAITSSRIARVIPCKQLSLSDPIAWLKLGFQDAMRAPILTLVFGVFFAAIPWFITYLVKLTGWHLVIMPAIVCFMLIGPFLAAGLYDISWELEKGHKPSLWHSIKAVKRNAVNEWGLGILLMVLMIFWLRIASLIHALYPPYLDENYANLLPFLALGGVIGAGFTLLVFFLSAFTQPILMERKVDLATAVLSSMNTVWSNKVPMLFWASIIFMAVLIGFATQFFGFIILMPIIGYATWHGYIDSIEVKRKRLYA is encoded by the coding sequence TCGCTTTCTGATCCTATAGCATGGTTGAAACTGGGATTTCAAGACGCGATGCGTGCACCGATATTAACCCTGGTGTTTGGTGTGTTTTTTGCGGCTATTCCGTGGTTTATTACCTACTTAGTTAAGTTAACCGGTTGGCATCTGGTCATAATGCCGGCCATAGTTTGCTTTATGTTAATTGGTCCTTTTTTAGCGGCCGGACTATATGATATAAGCTGGGAGCTAGAAAAGGGACATAAACCGTCTTTATGGCACAGCATTAAAGCGGTGAAACGCAATGCGGTAAATGAGTGGGGGTTAGGCATACTTCTTATGGTTCTCATGATTTTTTGGTTGCGTATTGCTTCATTGATCCACGCGTTGTATCCACCTTATTTAGATGAAAACTATGCGAATTTGTTACCTTTCTTAGCCCTCGGTGGTGTCATAGGGGCAGGTTTTACTTTACTGGTATTTTTCTTAAGTGCATTTACCCAGCCGATATTGATGGAGCGAAAAGTTGACTTAGCCACGGCTGTATTGTCCAGTATGAATACTGTATGGAGTAATAAAGTTCCAATGTTGTTTTGGGCGAGTATTATTTTTATGGCTGTGCTAATTGGTTTTGCAACGCAGTTCTTTGGTTTTATTATCCTCATGCCCATCATTGGTTATGCTACGTGGCATGGTTATATTGATAGTATTGAAGTGAAACGTAAACGCTTGTACGCCTAA